CTGGGCGGGCGACATCAATCACAAAAAGGACAACATCGGCGTCTCCTAAAGCCCCGTATGCGGTTTTGACCATTTCACTTTGTAAGCGGTACTTGGGGTTCATCAGACCGGGCGTATCAACAAAGATAATTTGATGGGCATCGGTGGTGACAATCCCACGAATTTGATTCCGAGTCGTTTGTGGTTTCGGGGTGACGATAGCGAGTTTCTGCCCTAAAATGGTATTGAGCAGGGTGGATTTACCGACGTTAGGTGCACCGATAATGCTAACGTACCCGGATTTGAAGTTTTGATTTTCGTCCATAATTTTTGAAGATAGATGGATGTTGTGATATGTATGGGTCGTGGAATGTGCTGATGTAGGATCTGAACACGCCTCAGCGAAAATCCGATTTCTCACACCAATAAACTTAACATATATTATACCAAATCGGGCAACCAAAATCAAGGAAAAGTTTTAGGAATTTAGTGATGCATTCTGCTCTTCGATTTGATGCAATGCCTCGCTGACGTAGCGGCGGACCCATTCGCTCTCAGTGGCATCTGCCAATGCGTTAAGCGCAGAAATGGCTTGTGGATTACCGATTCTGCCTAAAGCGACGACAGCAGCGGAACAGACGGCTCTGTCGGTGTCCCAGATGCTGCTCATGAGTGCCTCTATGATCTGGACAGGCGGATTTGAAACTCTCTCTTCGTCAAGACCTAATTCGCCGAGGGCAACAACAGCGGCACATCGCATGTCAGCTTCCTCGTCTTGCAGAAATGGGATAAGCACGTCAATCGCGCGTGGGTCTCGGATATGTCCAAGGGAAGAAATAGCGAAACGGCGAACGGTTGAATTGTTATCACTTAAGGCGTTGATGAGCGGCGCGACGGCGTGAACATCGCCGACACCGCCTAATCCTTCAGCGGCATAAGCACGCATTTCGGAAGATTCCGATTGCAGTTTTCGGAGCAACACGCGGGTCGGAAAATATCGCCAATTCCTGACAGGACCATCTCGATGTGAGAACCACGTGATGAACTTGCGGAGCTTTTGCTGCAGGGACAAATTTGCAGCAGCGTTCACAGTTTCGCGTGCCATGGTGCCACCTCGCTTGCTATCTTTTTGACTACGCGACAAAATTATACCATATATCACGGTTAGATAGCAAGTTGTTTGTGGAAATCTCTCGAAAAATCTCCAGAAGTCCGGCGTTGTTCTGGGTATCTAAAGATCCTCAAGATTCTTAAAGCTTGATGCCCAATTCACTTGCGATAGTATACACATCCTTGTCCCCACGACCTGAAAGACAGACAGCGATGATCTTGTCTTTACCGAGTTTAGGTGCGAGCTCACGCAGATAGGCAATCGCATGTGCGGATTCCAATGCCGGGATGATGCCCTCTGTCTCGGATAACAATCGGAATCCTTCTATCGCCTCTGCATCGGTAACAGGGACGTATTCCGCTCTACCGGTCTCACGATAATAACTGTGTTCCGGTCCGACACCCGGGTAATCTAACCCTGCGGAGATGGAATGTGCGGGGGTTATCTGACCGTCATCCTCTTGCAATAGATAGCACTTCGCACCGTGAAAGACGCCGACACTGCCAGCCGTGAGAGGTGCGGCGTGCCGCCCACTTCGGATGCTTTCGCCTGCGGCTTCCACACCGATCAGCCGAACGGATTCATCAGCGTAGAAGGGATAGAACATGCCGAGTGAATTGCTCCCACCCCCGACACAGGCGACGACACAATCCGGGAGTGTGCCTTCTTGCTCTAAAATCTGTGATCTCGCTTCGTCGCCGATGACGGATTGGAAGTCTCGGACGATCATCGGATAAGGGTGCGCGCCGACAACTGATCCGAGAAGTAGATACGTGTTTCGGACGTTCGTGACCCAATCGCGGAAGCAGGCGTTGATCGCATCTTTGAGAGTCCGCGACCCCGAGTTCACCGGTACGACCTTTGTCCCCATGAGTTGCATGCGGAAAACATTGAGTGCTTGCCGTTCTATGTCTTCCTCACCCATATAGACTTCGCATTCCATACCGAACTTCGCGGCGACAGTGGCTGTTGCGACCCCGTGTTGTCCTGCGCCGGTTTCAGCGATGATGCGCTTTTTGCCCATCCAGCGAGCGAGGAGGATTTGACCGATCGCGCTGTTAATTTTGTGTGCCCCTGTATGGTTGAGGTCTTCGCGTTTGAGATATATTTTTGCGCCACCAAGTGTTTCTGTTAAATGCTCGGCGTAATAGAGTGGGTTTGGCCGTCCGACATATTCACGGAGGTAGTACTGAAATTCTTGTTGGAAGTCGTGATTGTCTTTGAGTTTCAGGTATGCTTCTTCAAGTTCTAAAAGGGCAGGCATGAGCGTTTCGGGGACGTATCTACCCCCGAATTGTCCGAAATGCCCTGTTGCGTCAGGAAGTTTTTTAATTTTTCCTTGCGGTTCGTTTGGGTGGACCTGGGATTTCATACTTTTAATTTTTCCTTGCGGTTCGTTTGGGTGGACCTGGGATTTCATATTCATCTCCGTATATCCGCCTGCGCCGTTGTTGCAGGCTACAATTTTGTTTTAATTTCATTAATCCTCAAACATCGTTTAAAAATTTGCGCGGAGGTTTGATTGTTCCAGAACCGATGGGTTGACGACGGATTCTGGTAGTTTGCCGGTTAGTACTTCCACGACACACGTGGCGGCAGCAATCTCTAAGTCAAAGATCGATTCCTCTGATATAAAAGCAGCGTGCGGTGTAACGACGACGTTGTCAAGCGTCAGCAGTTCTTCGGTCTGTTCAGGTGGTTCCGTTGCCAATACGTCTACGCCTGCCCCGGCGATTTCAGCGGTGCAGATCGCAGTGGTGAGTGCATCGGTGTCTACAATACCGCCACGCGCAGTATTAATCAGATACGCCGTCGGTTTCATCGCCCGAAATTCCGCCTCGCCAAACATCCCCTGCGTTTCCGGTGTCAGTGGTGCGTGGATAGTGATGAAATCGGAGGTCGCGAGGAGTTCTGAAAACGAAACCTTTTGTGCGCCGTGCTGTTGAATCAATTCGGGATCGGTCCGTGGGGAACATACGTTGATTGTAAATCCGAACGCTTTCGCCTTCGGCACAATTGACCGCGCAATCCGTCCGAATCCGATGACCCCGAGCGTTTTCCCTCGAATTCTGCGCATCGAGGGTCCGATGTTCTGCTCCCATGTGCCTCCCTTGACCGCCCGATCAAAACGCGAAATTTTTCTGGCACACGCCAGCAGCAACCCCATGGCGTGGTCGGATACCTCGTCGATACAATACGCAGGGACATTGGTCACAATGATACCGTGTTCCGTAGCGGCTTCCACATCAATGTTGTCAAGTCCGATCCCACAACGTCCGATAATCTGACAATTTTCAGCGGCGGCAATAACAGGCGCGCGAACAGGTTTCCAGCAGGTGAGGATGCCGTCGATGGTTGGCGCGAGGGGTAGGAGTTCTGCCTCATCGCCAGTCTCCGCGGCGATGAGTTCCGCCCCGATCTCGGCAAGGACTTGTCGTTCAGGTTCTATGGAGGGCCAAGCGTAATCGGTGATGAGGATTTTCCAACTGTTTTGCATTTTTTAATCCTACCTTGCGGAAGAACGACACGGACTTGAACCCGTGACGCGTCTTTCTTAAATCCGCCCTCTACTGCGTTACGGGCTACGGTCTCGCAAGAAGGCACAATTTTTCTCTCTGCGACAAGATCGAAAAACGTGTCTATAAGAAGACCTTGCCGGGGTTCATTAAGTTTAGGGGATCCAAAGCGTGTTTGATAGCACGCATTAAATCGATTGCTGATCCGTGTTCCTTTTGTAATGCCTGTCTTTTGCCGATACCGACACCGTGTTCACCGGTGCAAGTGCCTCCCATTTCTAAAGCGACATCTACAATCCGATGGCTGAGGCGTTGCGCCTCTGCCAATTCATCGGCGTTATCCGCTTCAAGCGGGAAGACGACATGAAAATTCCCATCTCCAACGTGTCCGAGGAGCGACGGGTCAAGGCTCGATTCAGCGAGGAGTGCTTTCGTTTTGGCGATGCATTCGGCGAGTTCAGATATCGGGACACAAACATCAGTGACGTAACCGACGGAACCGGGACGGCGGTTTAAAGCGGCATAGTAGCTATCGTATCGGGCTTGCCAGAGGCGTTTGCGTTCGTTTTCGTCTGTTGCCCATCGGAAATCCCCACTTCCATGCGCTGCTGCGATAGTTCCAGCGATCTCTGAACTCTCTGCGACGGTGTGCTTGGAACCGTGAAACTCAAAGAAGAGCGTGGGTGCGACTTGGTATGCTAACCCGGCGTATGTGTTGACGGCATCCATCTGGCGTTCATCTAAAAGCTCAATACGGGCAATACTCACCCCTGCCCCCATGAGCGCGATAACGGTGTCCACTGCTGCAGTTACGGTTGGGAACGCGCAAACAGCAGATGCCACGGCTTCCGGTAACCGTGTCAACTTGAGCGTGATTTCCGTGATGATCCCGAGTGTGCCTTCAGAACCGATGAAAAGACGCGTGAGATCGTAGCCTGCAGCAGACTTCCGCGCCCTGGTCCCCGTCCGGACGATGGATCCATCGGCAGTGACAACGGTCAAACCGAGGATATTATCGAGCATCGTGCCGTATCGGACAGCACTGGTGCCGGAGGCGCGCGTGGCTGCCATCCCCCCCAATGAGGCATCCGCCCCCGGATCGACGGAAAAGTGGAGTTGTGTGCCGATCTCTGCGAGATGTGTGTTCAATTGCAGGCGCGTTACACCGGCTTGGACGGTGGCATCTCTATCGTCTTGGCTGACGCGGAGGATGCGGTTCATATCGTTCAGCGCGATGCAGAGCGCGCCTTCAGTTGTGACGACAGCCCCTTCAACGCCGGTCCCTGTTCCGTAAGGGACTATCGGCATCTTATATTTTGCACAGATTTTGACGATTTCGGCGACTTCGGCATTGGTTTTCGGGAAAGCGACGGCATCCGGGAGCGCGCCTCGGTGATAGGAGGCATCGCGAGCGTGTGCGTCTCGGACGGCACTATCTGTGCTGAAGCGTGTTCCGAGAAGCGTATAGAGTTCTTTATGGGAATGCTTTAGGTCTTGTTGATTCATGTTATCGGTATTTTAGCACAATTTGGACGTGATGGCAAGGGAAAAGTGTTAGGCATCTTTGCTCTCCGTGTGTTTTTGTAATTGGCGGGTCTCTTTTCTGAGTTGGTCGGTC
The Candidatus Poribacteria bacterium genome window above contains:
- a CDS encoding HEAT repeat domain-containing protein; translated protein: MARETVNAAANLSLQQKLRKFITWFSHRDGPVRNWRYFPTRVLLRKLQSESSEMRAYAAEGLGGVGDVHAVAPLINALSDNNSTVRRFAISSLGHIRDPRAIDVLIPFLQDEEADMRCAAVVALGELGLDEERVSNPPVQIIEALMSSIWDTDRAVCSAAVVALGRIGNPQAISALNALADATESEWVRRYVSEALHQIEEQNASLNS
- the trpB gene encoding tryptophan synthase subunit beta, producing MKSQVHPNEPQGKIKKLPDATGHFGQFGGRYVPETLMPALLELEEAYLKLKDNHDFQQEFQYYLREYVGRPNPLYYAEHLTETLGGAKIYLKREDLNHTGAHKINSAIGQILLARWMGKKRIIAETGAGQHGVATATVAAKFGMECEVYMGEEDIERQALNVFRMQLMGTKVVPVNSGSRTLKDAINACFRDWVTNVRNTYLLLGSVVGAHPYPMIVRDFQSVIGDEARSQILEQEGTLPDCVVACVGGGSNSLGMFYPFYADESVRLIGVEAAGESIRSGRHAAPLTAGSVGVFHGAKCYLLQEDDGQITPAHSISAGLDYPGVGPEHSYYRETGRAEYVPVTDAEAIEGFRLLSETEGIIPALESAHAIAYLRELAPKLGKDKIIAVCLSGRGDKDVYTIASELGIKL
- a CDS encoding C-terminal binding protein, producing MQNSWKILITDYAWPSIEPERQVLAEIGAELIAAETGDEAELLPLAPTIDGILTCWKPVRAPVIAAAENCQIIGRCGIGLDNIDVEAATEHGIIVTNVPAYCIDEVSDHAMGLLLACARKISRFDRAVKGGTWEQNIGPSMRRIRGKTLGVIGFGRIARSIVPKAKAFGFTINVCSPRTDPELIQQHGAQKVSFSELLATSDFITIHAPLTPETQGMFGEAEFRAMKPTAYLINTARGGIVDTDALTTAICTAEIAGAGVDVLATEPPEQTEELLTLDNVVVTPHAAFISEESIFDLEIAAATCVVEVLTGKLPESVVNPSVLEQSNLRANF
- a CDS encoding FAD-binding protein — translated: MNQQDLKHSHKELYTLLGTRFSTDSAVRDAHARDASYHRGALPDAVAFPKTNAEVAEIVKICAKYKMPIVPYGTGTGVEGAVVTTEGALCIALNDMNRILRVSQDDRDATVQAGVTRLQLNTHLAEIGTQLHFSVDPGADASLGGMAATRASGTSAVRYGTMLDNILGLTVVTADGSIVRTGTRARKSAAGYDLTRLFIGSEGTLGIITEITLKLTRLPEAVASAVCAFPTVTAAVDTVIALMGAGVSIARIELLDERQMDAVNTYAGLAYQVAPTLFFEFHGSKHTVAESSEIAGTIAAAHGSGDFRWATDENERKRLWQARYDSYYAALNRRPGSVGYVTDVCVPISELAECIAKTKALLAESSLDPSLLGHVGDGNFHVVFPLEADNADELAEAQRLSHRIVDVALEMGGTCTGEHGVGIGKRQALQKEHGSAIDLMRAIKHALDPLNLMNPGKVFL